One region of Halomicrobium sp. LC1Hm genomic DNA includes:
- a CDS encoding small ribosomal subunit Rsm22 family protein yields the protein MNDETRDSIRSNAKYLRQVRPIDPEEICEYVDGQPHPAVVRRVLREEAFDLGLVEREDGTFEPIGDEPPSPAFEGVDALPPEHVRRLEDLLVEREGVGWPDGETGDRLRERIRAIKERYLQQRPVEYDDLTALAYAIYHLPDYYAVTQYVIADLLSDGLLDRQIRVLDVGAGVGGPALGLLDLLGEECLVDYHAVEPSAAADVLGAMLETTPASVRTTIHRTTVESFEPDDQFDLVVCANVLNELDEPASVVERALDWLAPAGSLAAIEPADRNTAIGLREIERAVADDGPATVYSPTVRLWAHESPTSESWSFDVRPDIDVPPFQRRLDEGASGPDHQPGEFVNVDVQYAYSILRTDGRTAIDARGNRSQVAKMAEADSYVTDRINLLGVKLSGDLTEAGNPLYLIGDGSQSTDHFAVLTEESILNEDLRGAAYGDLLLFENALVLWNDDEGAYNVVVDGETVVDRVPA from the coding sequence ATGAACGACGAGACGAGAGATTCGATCCGCTCGAACGCGAAGTACCTCCGCCAGGTCCGCCCGATCGATCCCGAGGAGATCTGTGAATACGTCGACGGTCAGCCCCACCCCGCCGTGGTCCGCCGAGTCCTCCGAGAGGAGGCGTTCGATCTGGGGCTGGTCGAACGCGAAGACGGGACTTTCGAACCGATCGGCGACGAACCGCCGTCACCGGCCTTCGAGGGGGTCGACGCGCTGCCGCCCGAGCACGTCCGCCGGCTTGAGGACCTGCTCGTCGAGCGCGAGGGCGTCGGCTGGCCCGACGGCGAGACCGGCGACCGACTCCGCGAGCGCATCCGGGCGATCAAAGAGCGGTACCTCCAGCAACGGCCCGTCGAGTACGACGACCTGACGGCGCTGGCGTACGCGATCTACCACCTGCCCGACTACTACGCCGTCACGCAGTACGTGATCGCCGACCTCCTGAGCGACGGGCTCCTCGACAGGCAGATTCGGGTCCTGGACGTGGGTGCCGGCGTCGGCGGCCCGGCGCTGGGGCTGCTCGACCTGCTGGGCGAGGAGTGTCTCGTCGACTACCACGCCGTCGAGCCGAGCGCGGCGGCGGACGTGCTGGGGGCGATGCTCGAAACGACGCCCGCGAGCGTCCGGACGACGATCCACCGGACGACCGTGGAGTCGTTCGAGCCCGACGACCAGTTCGATCTGGTGGTCTGTGCCAACGTCCTGAACGAACTCGACGAGCCGGCGTCCGTCGTCGAGCGGGCGCTCGACTGGCTGGCTCCGGCGGGGTCGCTGGCGGCGATCGAACCGGCAGACAGGAACACCGCGATCGGGCTCCGGGAGATCGAGCGGGCCGTCGCCGACGACGGGCCTGCGACGGTGTACAGCCCGACAGTTCGGCTCTGGGCTCACGAGTCTCCGACCAGCGAGTCGTGGTCGTTCGACGTGCGGCCCGACATCGACGTGCCGCCCTTCCAGCGCCGGCTGGACGAGGGTGCGAGCGGCCCGGACCACCAGCCCGGAGAGTTCGTCAACGTGGACGTACAGTACGCCTACTCGATCCTGCGAACCGACGGACGGACCGCCATCGACGCGCGCGGGAACCGCTCGCAGGTCGCGAAGATGGCCGAGGCCGACTCCTACGTCACCGACCGGATCAATCTGCTGGGCGTGAAGCTGAGCGGCGACCTCACCGAAGCGGGCAACCCCCTCTACCTGATCGGCGACGGGAGCCAGTCGACAGACCACTTCGCCGTCCTCACCGAGGAGTCGATCCTCAACGAGGACCTCCGCGGAGCGGCCTACGGCGATCTCCTCCTCTTCGAGAACGCGCTGGTGCTCTGGAACGACGACGAGGGCGCGTACAACGTCGTCGTCGACGGCGAGACCGTCGTCGACCGCGTG